The genomic window CCGCACTGGGCGTGGACCTGGTCTCCACGACCCTGAGCGGGTACACCCCCTACAGCCGGCAGATGGACGGGCCCGACCTGCAGCTGATCGGCGAGCTGGCCCGGTCGGTCTCCGTGCCCGTGGTGGCGGAGGGCCGCTTCTGGGACCCGCGGGACTGCGCCCGGGCGCTGGAGCTCGGCGCCCACGCCGTGGTGGTGGGCACCGCGATCACGCGGCCGCAGACGGTGACCGCCTGGTACGTGCAGGCGATGCGCGCGGCGGCCCGCCCGACGCTCTAGGGAGGGAAGCCCGTGGAGCTGCTGATCATGGGCACCGCGGCCGCCGAGGGGTGGCCGGCCGTCTGGTGCCGCTGCGACCACTGCCAGGAGGCGCGCCGGCGCGGGGGCAAGGACATCCGGACCCGCGCCGGCGCCGTGGTGGACGGGGTCCTGAAGATCGACTTCGGCCCCGACACGTACATGCAGGCGCTGCAGCAGGGCGTCGACCTGAGCCGGCTGGAGCACCTGATCGTCACCCACACCCACCAGGACCACTTCGCGCCCGACGACCTGGCCCTGCGCGGCGCCGTCTACGCCCACGGCCTGGCGCACGACCTCACCGTCTGGGGCGGCGACCGGGCCCTCGCCATGGCCAGGCGGGTGCTGGCCGAGGGGCGTACCACCGGCGTGAACCTGCGCCGGGTGCGGCCCTTCGAGCCCTTCGCGGCGGGCGAGTTCCGCGTCACGCCGCTCCTGGCCGACCACAACCCGCTTGAGACGTGCTACATCTACCTGATCGAGCGGGAGGGCCGCCGCCTCCTCTGGGGGCATGATACCGATCTGTTCCCGGAGGAGACCTGGGCCTACCTGGGCGCCCAGCCTCCTCTCCACGCCGTGGTGCTGGACGCCACCAACGGGCCGCTCACCTTCCGCGGCGGCCACATGGGGATCGGCGAGCTGGTGGATGTCCGGCGGCGGATGTTGGCCGAGGGCATGGCCACCGCGGAGACGCGGTTCGTGGCCACCCACTTCTCCCACAACGGGGGGCTGCTGCACGCCGACCTGGAGGCGCGGCTCGGACCCGAGGGGTTCCTGGTGG from Symbiobacterium terraclitae includes these protein-coding regions:
- a CDS encoding MBL fold metallo-hydrolase, coding for MELLIMGTAAAEGWPAVWCRCDHCQEARRRGGKDIRTRAGAVVDGVLKIDFGPDTYMQALQQGVDLSRLEHLIVTHTHQDHFAPDDLALRGAVYAHGLAHDLTVWGGDRALAMARRVLAEGRTTGVNLRRVRPFEPFAAGEFRVTPLLADHNPLETCYIYLIEREGRRLLWGHDTDLFPEETWAYLGAQPPLHAVVLDATNGPLTFRGGHMGIGELVDVRRRMLAEGMATAETRFVATHFSHNGGLLHADLEARLGPEGFLVAYDGMRLCI